The genomic DNA TTGCTAAGGCTTTCTGGGCTTCACGAAGATGTTCTTTGTCCCCGCGTAGAGCTTCTGTTATAGTTCTCGATATGTGGAAGCGGTCAATCTGGTAAAATCCGTTTTTAAAGGCCTGGGCGCCTTCCCGTATCCACGATGCTTCGTCTCCGTTAATTACTACCGGGATTGAATCGATTTTTTCGTATCTGGCTGCTAGCAGGCCTCGTACGTATTCCCAGAATTC from Calderihabitans maritimus includes the following:
- a CDS encoding UPF0236 family transposase-like protein gives rise to the protein EFWEYVRGLLAARYEKIDSIPVVINGDEASWIREGAQAFKNGFYQIDRFHISRTITEALRGDKEHLREAQKALAKDDMARLLITVTEACQKAKDPEARERLKQLRETLVDQHEYIRDYRQRLREAGFKV